The segment CCGCATCGGGTTTATTGGCCTGGCGTGGTGGTCACGGCAGCGCGGATCAGCGGCATCGAGCCCGTGACGACGGGCTGCTGCGCGAATTGCTGGTGCGCTTCAAGGTATTGGTCGAGGCTGGCGTCGCGAATGATGTTGACGTCCTGCAGCCCCGGCTGGGCCGACGCCTGCGCGACCGTCACGCGCTGCAGGTTGCCGCTTTGCGGCGCACCGGCCGACGCGACCTGGACGGCGCCCGGCGTGCCGGCCGTCTGCAGTTGCGGGACGACGATCCACGTCAGCGTGGCCGCCGCGGCCGCCACCGCGAACGCGGGCACGACGCGCCGGCGCAGCGACAGCAGCTTGCGCGCGACCGGCGCGGTTGCCGGCGCGAGCAGGTGCGGCTCGCTTTCGAGCGCGGCCGACATGCGCGCGGTGAACGCGACGCTCAGCGCGGGCGACAACGCGAGCTCGTCCGAGCGCAGCGCATCGCCGATCAGGTGGTATTGGGCCCACGCAGCGCGATCCGCGCGGTTGAGCTCAGCCAGAAACTGCCCGTGATCCGGGCCATCGAACATTTCTCCGTCGACCAGCGCGGAAAGGCGCTCGCCGCGCGAGCACGCCTGCGACTGCGTATTGACCGACCCCATGATGCTCCCCATCTTGCACACCCCGTCGTGACTTCACGACTCTATCCGTAACTAGACCCCGACCCGCGTCGTTTCGCCTGTCGCGCTTACCAGCGCTTGCCTTCGGGCGTATCGAGCAGCGGACGCAATTTAGCAGCGATTGCCT is part of the Burkholderia pyrrocinia genome and harbors:
- a CDS encoding sigma-E factor negative regulatory protein, which codes for MGSVNTQSQACSRGERLSALVDGEMFDGPDHGQFLAELNRADRAAWAQYHLIGDALRSDELALSPALSVAFTARMSAALESEPHLLAPATAPVARKLLSLRRRVVPAFAVAAAAATLTWIVVPQLQTAGTPGAVQVASAGAPQSGNLQRVTVAQASAQPGLQDVNIIRDASLDQYLEAHQQFAQQPVVTGSMPLIRAAVTTTPGQ